One segment of Bradyrhizobium sp. WD16 DNA contains the following:
- a CDS encoding DUF1499 domain-containing protein — protein sequence MARRFHASYQDEPVSALANWARALALFSLVATVGSVVIIRFGFLEIRPALATFLGALGLAGLSILAALAGFAAIWHYGTRGTARILLALLIDAAILAYPGYLAWQYRTLPAIHDITTNPIDPPRFEQLAKLRTGDGVNPATYAGLYSAELQQSAYPDIEPVSMDVPPAKAFDEVLKLVQRRKWTIIDERPPQPPRNIGRIEAVARTPIMGFREDVAIRVVPDAEGARVDIRSASRYFEHDLGTNAARVAKLIDDLNDMADAAAKPARKPVMPAKIQTSKGPAKR from the coding sequence ATGGCCCGCAGATTTCATGCGTCCTACCAGGACGAACCCGTCTCGGCCCTCGCCAACTGGGCGCGTGCGCTCGCCCTGTTCTCACTGGTGGCCACCGTCGGATCGGTGGTCATCATCCGTTTCGGCTTCCTCGAAATCAGGCCGGCGCTCGCCACCTTCCTGGGGGCCCTCGGCCTCGCCGGGCTTTCCATCCTGGCTGCGCTGGCCGGCTTCGCCGCGATCTGGCACTACGGCACCCGCGGCACCGCCCGCATCCTGCTCGCGCTGCTGATCGACGCCGCCATCCTCGCCTATCCCGGCTATCTCGCATGGCAGTATCGCACCCTGCCGGCCATTCACGACATCACGACCAATCCCATCGACCCGCCGCGCTTCGAGCAGCTGGCCAAGTTGCGCACCGGCGACGGTGTCAATCCGGCCACCTATGCCGGACTCTATTCGGCCGAACTGCAGCAGTCCGCCTATCCCGACATCGAGCCGGTGAGCATGGACGTACCGCCCGCGAAGGCGTTCGACGAGGTGCTCAAACTGGTGCAGCGACGCAAATGGACCATCATCGATGAACGGCCGCCGCAGCCGCCGCGCAATATCGGTCGGATCGAGGCGGTGGCGCGGACGCCGATCATGGGCTTCCGCGAGGACGTCGCCATCCGCGTCGTGCCTGACGCCGAAGGCGCCAGGGTCGATATCCGCTCCGCGTCGCGCTATTTCGAGCACGACCTCGGCACCAACGCGGCGAGGGTGGCGAAATTGATCGACGACCTCAACGACATGGCCGACGCCGCCGCCAAGCCGGCGCGCAAGCCGGTGATGCCGGCGAAGATTCAAACCTCCAAGGGCCCTGCCAAGCGGTAG
- a CDS encoding bifunctional 2-polyprenyl-6-hydroxyphenol methylase/3-demethylubiquinol 3-O-methyltransferase UbiG, translating to MTAAEIRGTAGYAEDADALVARYESIAPEDIHAAILHLLPPAPSDILDIGAGSGRDAAWLAARGHRVVAIEPTAALRLRAQQLHRSSAIAFIDDSLPELAVVRRQDRRFALVMMTAVFMHLDADERRRAMPNLAGLIDDDGRLAITLRHGPVPPGRRMFEVSSEETIALARRQGLRVLVNTSAPSTQTANRDAGVTWTVLAFGARSSASAQGPL from the coding sequence GTGACAGCGGCCGAGATCAGAGGCACCGCGGGCTATGCCGAAGACGCCGACGCCCTGGTCGCCCGTTACGAGAGCATTGCGCCTGAAGACATCCACGCAGCGATCCTGCACCTGCTGCCGCCGGCGCCGTCCGACATTCTCGACATCGGCGCCGGGAGTGGCCGCGATGCCGCCTGGCTCGCGGCCAGGGGCCATCGGGTCGTCGCGATCGAACCGACGGCGGCACTACGGCTGCGCGCGCAGCAGCTTCACCGCTCGTCCGCGATCGCCTTCATCGACGACAGCCTGCCCGAACTCGCGGTGGTGCGTCGCCAAGACAGACGCTTTGCCCTGGTGATGATGACCGCAGTCTTCATGCATCTCGACGCCGACGAACGCCGGCGTGCGATGCCCAATCTGGCCGGACTGATCGACGACGATGGACGGCTCGCGATCACCTTGCGCCACGGCCCGGTGCCGCCGGGCCGCCGGATGTTCGAGGTCTCCTCCGAAGAGACCATCGCGCTGGCGCGCCGGCAGGGGCTCAGAGTTCTTGTCAATACCAGCGCACCGTCCACGCAGACGGCCAATCGCGACGCCGGCGTGACCTGGACGGTGCTCGCCTTCGGCGCACGCTCGTCTGCCTCGGCGCAGGGGCCGCTTTGA
- a CDS encoding YitT family protein, whose protein sequence is MAELARESVVQERVVQERHRLYEDVLALVAGSLFVSLGVAMYAKALLLVGGTAGLALLAHYSTGLSFGPVFSLINLPFYLLALRRLGWRFALRSFIAVSLVSLLSRVMPSLIAFAHLDPLYATVVGGALIGTGMLMLFRHRASLGGVNILAVYLQDNYAIRAGYFQLAVDLAILAASFFVLAPQNIVLSVVGAAVVNLVIAINHKPGRYLGVS, encoded by the coding sequence ATGGCCGAACTGGCGCGAGAGAGCGTCGTTCAGGAGCGCGTCGTACAGGAACGGCACCGGCTCTACGAAGACGTGCTGGCGCTGGTCGCCGGTTCGCTGTTCGTCTCGCTCGGCGTCGCCATGTACGCAAAGGCTCTCCTGCTCGTGGGCGGCACCGCCGGACTGGCGCTGCTGGCACACTACAGCACCGGCCTATCTTTCGGCCCCGTTTTCTCACTGATCAACCTGCCGTTCTACCTGCTGGCGCTGCGCCGGCTCGGCTGGCGTTTCGCCCTGCGCTCGTTCATCGCGGTCAGCCTCGTCTCGCTCCTGAGCCGCGTGATGCCCTCGCTGATCGCCTTTGCCCACCTCGATCCGCTCTACGCCACCGTGGTCGGTGGCGCACTGATTGGCACCGGAATGCTGATGCTGTTCCGCCATCGCGCCAGCCTCGGCGGCGTCAACATCCTCGCCGTCTATCTCCAGGACAACTACGCAATCCGCGCCGGCTATTTCCAGCTCGCGGTGGACCTCGCCATCCTGGCCGCCTCGTTCTTCGTGCTGGCACCGCAGAACATCGTGCTCTCGGTCGTCGGCGCCGCCGTGGTCAATCTCGTCATCGCCATCAACCACAAGCCAGGACGCTATCTCGGGGTAAGCTGA
- a CDS encoding MBL fold metallo-hydrolase: protein MSDDNQDDVPFNKEFPLRPGVAEEVVPGVRRVLCNNPSPFTFTGTVSYIVGCGKVAIIDPGPDNEAHARALLDAVRGETVTHIFVTHTHRDHSPNTPRIKAATGAAVYAEGPHRASRPRHESEKTTTESGADRDFVPDVALAGGDVVEGDGWRLEALATPGHTANHLAFAWPERDLTFVGDHIMGWSTSIVAPPDGSMVDYMDSLDCLAARPENLYLSGHGPEIRDARRFTRFLARHRKAREASILHRLSKGEADIPTMVRAIYIGIDPRLAAAAGYSVLAHLEDLVARGIVATDGDAVIEGRYRLAGPLEV from the coding sequence GTGAGCGACGACAACCAGGACGACGTCCCGTTCAACAAGGAATTTCCGCTTCGGCCCGGCGTGGCCGAGGAGGTGGTGCCCGGCGTTCGTCGTGTCTTGTGCAACAATCCCTCGCCGTTCACCTTCACCGGCACGGTGAGCTACATCGTCGGCTGCGGCAAGGTCGCGATCATCGATCCGGGGCCCGACAATGAAGCCCATGCGCGGGCGCTGCTCGATGCCGTGCGAGGCGAGACGGTCACCCACATCTTCGTCACCCATACCCACCGCGATCATTCGCCCAATACGCCGCGCATCAAGGCGGCGACCGGGGCTGCGGTCTATGCCGAGGGGCCGCACCGCGCTTCGCGCCCGCGCCACGAGAGCGAGAAGACGACGACGGAGTCCGGTGCCGATCGCGACTTCGTCCCGGACGTCGCCCTTGCCGGCGGCGATGTGGTCGAGGGCGATGGCTGGCGGCTCGAGGCTCTGGCGACGCCGGGACACACCGCGAACCACCTCGCCTTTGCATGGCCCGAACGCGACCTGACCTTCGTCGGCGATCACATCATGGGCTGGTCGACCTCGATTGTGGCGCCGCCGGACGGCTCCATGGTCGATTACATGGATTCGCTTGATTGCCTCGCGGCGCGGCCCGAGAATCTCTATCTGTCGGGCCACGGGCCGGAAATTCGCGACGCGCGGCGCTTTACGCGTTTCCTTGCGCGTCATCGCAAGGCGCGTGAGGCCTCGATCCTGCATCGCCTGTCGAAGGGCGAGGCCGATATTCCGACCATGGTGCGCGCGATTTATATCGGCATCGATCCACGCCTTGCCGCCGCCGCCGGCTATTCGGTCCTCGCTCATCTGGAGGATCTCGTGGCGCGAGGCATCGTCGCTACCGACGGCGACGCGGTGATCGAGGGCCGCTACCGCTTGGCAGGGCCCTTGGAGGTTTGA
- a CDS encoding ABC-F family ATP-binding cassette domain-containing protein has product MIRLENIGKQNGHQILFIEASAALLKGEKIGLVGPNGAGKSTLFRMITGEDQPDEGQVAIDRGVTIGYFSQDVGEMAGRSAIAEVMDGAGPVSIVAAELRELEAAMADPDRADDMDQIIGRYGEVQARFEELDGYALEGRAREVLAGLSFTEEMMDGDVGALSGGWKMRVALARILLMRPDVMLLDEPSNHLDIESLIWLEEFLKGFDGALLMTSHDRAFMNRIVNKVVEIDGGTLTTYSGDYDFYEQQRALNERQQQAQFERQQAMLAKEIKFIERFKARASHAAQVQSRVKKLEKIDRVEPPRRRQAVAFDFPPAPRSGEDVATLKNVHKGYGSRCIYQGLDFTVRRKERWCVMGVNGAGKSTLLKLVAGAANPDEGTVAIGGSVKMGYFAQHAMDLLEGERTVFEALEDTFPQAGQGSLRTLAGCFGFSGDDVEKKCRVLSGGEKARLVMAKMLYDPPNFLVLDEPTNHLDMTTKEMLIAALAQYEGTMLFVSHDRHFLAALSNRVLELTQDGIHQYGGGYTEYVARTGQEAPGLRH; this is encoded by the coding sequence ATGATCCGCCTCGAAAATATCGGCAAGCAGAACGGCCACCAGATTCTCTTCATCGAAGCCTCCGCGGCACTTCTGAAAGGTGAAAAAATCGGCCTTGTCGGCCCCAACGGCGCCGGCAAGTCGACGCTATTCCGGATGATCACCGGCGAGGACCAGCCCGACGAAGGCCAGGTCGCAATCGACCGCGGCGTCACCATCGGCTATTTCAGCCAGGATGTCGGCGAAATGGCCGGCCGCAGCGCCATCGCCGAGGTGATGGACGGCGCCGGCCCGGTGAGCATCGTCGCCGCCGAGCTCAGGGAGCTCGAGGCCGCCATGGCCGACCCCGACCGCGCCGACGACATGGACCAGATCATCGGGCGCTATGGTGAGGTCCAGGCTCGCTTCGAGGAGCTCGATGGCTACGCTCTCGAGGGCCGGGCACGCGAAGTCCTCGCCGGGCTCAGCTTCACCGAGGAGATGATGGACGGCGATGTCGGCGCGCTGTCGGGCGGCTGGAAAATGCGGGTCGCACTGGCGCGCATCCTCTTGATGCGGCCCGATGTCATGCTGCTCGACGAGCCGAGCAACCATCTCGACATCGAGAGCCTGATCTGGCTGGAGGAATTCCTCAAGGGGTTCGACGGCGCGCTGTTGATGACCTCGCACGACCGCGCCTTCATGAACCGTATCGTCAACAAGGTGGTCGAGATCGACGGCGGCACGCTGACCACCTATTCCGGCGACTATGATTTCTACGAGCAGCAGCGCGCGCTCAACGAGCGCCAGCAGCAGGCCCAGTTCGAGCGCCAACAGGCAATGCTCGCCAAGGAAATCAAGTTCATCGAACGCTTCAAGGCGCGTGCCTCCCATGCCGCCCAGGTGCAGAGCCGGGTGAAGAAGCTGGAGAAGATCGACCGCGTCGAGCCACCGCGCCGCCGCCAGGCGGTAGCGTTCGATTTCCCGCCGGCGCCGCGCTCCGGCGAGGACGTCGCCACCCTCAAGAACGTTCACAAGGGCTATGGCAGCCGCTGCATCTACCAAGGGCTCGACTTCACCGTCCGCCGCAAGGAGCGCTGGTGCGTCATGGGCGTCAACGGCGCCGGCAAGTCGACGCTGCTGAAACTGGTAGCCGGCGCAGCCAACCCGGACGAGGGCACCGTGGCGATCGGTGGCAGCGTCAAGATGGGCTATTTCGCCCAGCACGCCATGGACCTGCTCGAGGGCGAACGGACGGTGTTCGAGGCGCTGGAAGACACCTTCCCGCAGGCGGGCCAGGGCTCGCTGCGCACGCTGGCTGGCTGCTTCGGCTTCTCCGGCGACGACGTCGAGAAGAAATGCCGCGTGCTGTCCGGCGGCGAAAAGGCGCGCCTGGTGATGGCGAAGATGCTCTACGATCCGCCGAACTTTCTGGTGCTCGACGAGCCGACCAACCACCTCGACATGACAACCAAGGAGATGCTGATCGCGGCCTTGGCGCAATACGAAGGCACCATGCTATTCGTCTCCCACGACCGGCATTTCCTCGCGGCGCTCTCCAATCGCGTGCTCGAACTGACGCAGGACGGCATCCACCAATATGGCGGCGGCTACACCGAATATGTGGCGCGCACCGGCCAGGAGGCGCCCGGATTGCGGCACTGA
- a CDS encoding Lrp/AsnC family transcriptional regulator codes for MPVTPEPLDSTDRRILRLLIEDGDLSNNELAARAGLTAAPLSRRLARLVAAGALRRTVIVDPKVVGLGLQVFLEVTLERTAPQVGDRFVERVLRMPEVLECHAVAGEFDFLLKISVRDVADYKRLLWSEFESIPEIKTLRSMVLLDTPKFQTSAVP; via the coding sequence ATGCCTGTTACCCCAGAGCCGCTGGATTCCACCGACCGCCGTATCCTGCGGCTGCTGATCGAGGATGGCGACTTGAGCAACAACGAGCTTGCGGCGCGCGCGGGGCTGACGGCGGCGCCGCTGTCGCGGCGGCTGGCGCGGCTGGTTGCCGCTGGCGCGCTGCGGCGGACGGTGATCGTCGATCCCAAGGTCGTCGGCCTCGGCCTGCAGGTGTTTCTCGAGGTGACGCTGGAACGGACCGCGCCCCAGGTCGGCGACCGTTTTGTCGAACGGGTTCTGCGGATGCCGGAGGTGCTGGAATGCCACGCCGTCGCCGGCGAGTTCGACTTCCTCCTGAAGATATCCGTGCGGGATGTCGCCGACTACAAGCGCCTGTTGTGGTCCGAGTTCGAGAGCATTCCCGAGATCAAGACGTTGCGCTCCATGGTGCTGCTCGACACGCCGAAGTTTCAGACCAGCGCGGTGCCGTAA
- a CDS encoding LysE family translocator, with product MTTQEILAFVVAVIVLLGVPGPTNTLLAASGATAGFSRSLRLVPAELGGYLTAITVLVGAIGPMIGGDPAATAGLKLIAAVWLAISAVGLWRRGGDGVAGADRPIGPARVYLTTLFNPKAMVVAFALLPPGPPDVLLGRVAIFAVLVVIVGSHWIWLGCLLAGAARQVVVPHRILRGASVILGSFAVMLVGSVLSGSL from the coding sequence ATGACGACGCAAGAGATCCTGGCCTTCGTCGTCGCCGTCATCGTGCTGCTCGGGGTCCCCGGCCCCACCAACACCCTGCTCGCGGCGTCGGGCGCCACCGCTGGCTTTTCGCGCTCGCTTCGCCTCGTCCCGGCCGAACTCGGCGGCTATCTCACCGCCATCACCGTCCTGGTCGGCGCCATCGGACCGATGATCGGAGGCGATCCGGCCGCGACGGCCGGTCTCAAGCTCATCGCAGCCGTCTGGCTGGCGATCTCCGCCGTCGGCCTGTGGCGGCGCGGGGGCGACGGCGTCGCCGGGGCCGACCGGCCGATCGGGCCGGCGCGCGTCTATCTCACCACCCTGTTCAATCCGAAGGCGATGGTCGTCGCCTTTGCGCTGCTGCCGCCCGGGCCACCCGACGTGCTTCTCGGCCGCGTTGCGATCTTCGCAGTGCTGGTCGTCATCGTCGGCAGCCACTGGATCTGGCTCGGCTGCCTGCTCGCCGGCGCGGCGCGCCAGGTCGTGGTGCCCCATCGTATCCTGCGTGGTGCCAGCGTCATTCTCGGCAGCTTTGCCGTCATGCTGGTCGGCTCAGTCCTCAGCGGGTCGCTGTGA
- a CDS encoding aminotransferase class V-fold PLP-dependent enzyme, which produces MPPPVPLDLRAAFSRFRAEKQGQLHFTAHSHHFWPDVTRDAQIEAWDDAARFVDDKWERVLGAVWGEVSQAVADHLRLPDPATLVSGANTHEFILRLLSACPTGRPVRVLSTDGEFHSFRRQMMRLSEDHLIEWTTVAAEPFASLSERLVTAGRANDFDLAFVSQVLFGSGFALADLDALVDGLTANGRLVVIDGYHGFLARPTDLSRISSRAFYIAGGYKYAMAGEGACFMHCPPAFAPRPRNTGWFAGFGALSTHQDQVPYSEDGSRFMGATFDPSGLYRLRASLRWLATEGLDAATIHAHVLSLQERFMAGLRQAPVGPLAEQNLVVPLSESARGNFLTFDHPEAADCSRRLHEAGIVTDVRGTRLRVGFGLQHTAEDIDALLARLQMNFLPRLPA; this is translated from the coding sequence ATGCCCCCACCCGTCCCGCTCGATCTGCGCGCCGCCTTCTCGCGCTTCCGCGCCGAGAAGCAGGGCCAGCTGCATTTCACTGCCCACAGCCATCACTTCTGGCCGGACGTCACCCGCGACGCCCAGATCGAGGCCTGGGACGACGCCGCGCGCTTCGTCGACGACAAATGGGAGAGGGTGCTCGGCGCAGTGTGGGGCGAGGTGAGCCAGGCCGTCGCCGATCATCTGCGCCTGCCCGATCCGGCAACTTTGGTGAGCGGCGCCAACACCCATGAGTTCATACTGCGGCTGCTGTCCGCCTGCCCCACCGGACGGCCGGTGCGCGTGCTCTCCACCGACGGCGAATTTCATTCCTTTCGCCGCCAGATGATGCGCCTTTCAGAGGACCACCTCATCGAATGGACCACGGTCGCCGCAGAACCCTTCGCTTCGCTATCCGAGCGCCTCGTCACGGCCGGTCGCGCCAACGATTTCGATCTCGCCTTCGTCAGCCAGGTGCTATTCGGTTCCGGCTTCGCGCTCGCCGATCTCGATGCGCTGGTCGACGGGCTCACCGCCAACGGCCGGCTCGTCGTCATCGATGGCTATCATGGCTTCCTGGCCCGCCCGACCGATCTCTCGCGCATCTCCTCGCGCGCCTTCTACATTGCCGGCGGCTACAAATACGCGATGGCCGGCGAAGGCGCCTGCTTCATGCATTGTCCGCCCGCCTTCGCCCCGCGTCCGCGCAACACCGGCTGGTTCGCCGGCTTCGGCGCTTTGAGCACGCATCAAGACCAGGTCCCCTACAGCGAAGACGGCAGTCGTTTCATGGGCGCGACCTTCGATCCATCCGGGCTCTACCGACTGCGCGCCAGCCTGCGCTGGCTCGCAACCGAAGGTCTCGACGCCGCCACCATCCATGCCCACGTGCTCTCACTGCAGGAGCGCTTCATGGCCGGCCTCCGCCAAGCGCCGGTCGGGCCCCTGGCCGAACAGAACCTGGTGGTGCCGCTCAGCGAGAGCGCGCGCGGCAATTTCCTCACCTTCGATCACCCTGAAGCGGCCGACTGCTCCCGTCGTCTGCATGAGGCCGGCATCGTCACCGACGTGCGCGGCACACGGCTGCGGGTCGGCTTCGGCCTGCAGCACACGGCGGAGGACATCGACGCGCTGCTGGCACGGCTGCAGATGAATTTCCTGCCGAGATTGCCGGCCTGA
- the ribB gene encoding 3,4-dihydroxy-2-butanone-4-phosphate synthase: protein MPHTIPEVLKAFAAGEIVVVTDDEDREGEGDLIVAASLCTAEKMAFIVRHTSGIVCAPLTSEDARRLRLDPMVAHNDSNHSTAFTVSIDYKPGMTTGISAEERTACCRALANPNVGANDFARPGHIFPLIARDGGVLLRSGHTEAAVDLCKLSGLPPVGVISELMNDDGTVMKGAQVAEFARKHDLKHVTIADMIAYRQAREKLIERVSTFTVESSIGQLDGYAYRSPFDPIYHAAFVYKGVGDGRNVLTRFHKPNIIKDIFMGSQGVLRALDHFKKNGSGVLVYLRDGAAGVPVEPLEGVSSAEADRNRQWREVGVGAQILRDLGVTSIRHLTSSSHDYKGLSGFGIEIVGNEPFDY from the coding sequence ATGCCGCATACCATTCCCGAGGTTCTGAAGGCCTTCGCCGCCGGCGAAATCGTGGTCGTGACCGACGACGAGGACCGCGAGGGCGAGGGCGACCTGATCGTTGCCGCTTCGCTCTGCACCGCCGAGAAGATGGCCTTCATCGTCCGCCATACCTCCGGCATCGTCTGCGCGCCGCTCACCAGCGAGGATGCGCGGCGGCTGCGGCTCGACCCCATGGTCGCCCACAACGATTCCAACCATTCCACCGCCTTCACTGTCTCGATCGACTACAAGCCGGGCATGACCACCGGCATCTCGGCTGAGGAGCGCACCGCCTGCTGCCGCGCGCTCGCCAATCCCAATGTCGGTGCCAACGACTTCGCCCGGCCGGGACATATCTTTCCGCTGATCGCGCGTGACGGCGGCGTGCTCCTGCGCTCGGGCCATACCGAAGCGGCCGTTGACCTCTGCAAACTCTCCGGCCTGCCGCCGGTCGGCGTCATCAGCGAGTTGATGAACGACGATGGCACGGTGATGAAGGGCGCCCAGGTCGCCGAATTCGCCCGCAAACACGATCTCAAACATGTCACCATCGCCGACATGATCGCGTACCGGCAGGCGCGTGAGAAGCTGATTGAGCGGGTGTCGACCTTCACCGTCGAAAGCTCGATCGGCCAGCTCGACGGCTATGCCTATCGTTCGCCGTTCGATCCGATCTATCACGCCGCATTCGTTTACAAGGGCGTCGGCGACGGCAGGAACGTGCTGACCCGCTTTCACAAGCCGAATATCATCAAGGATATTTTCATGGGGTCGCAGGGCGTGCTGCGCGCCCTCGATCACTTCAAGAAGAATGGCAGTGGCGTGCTGGTCTATCTTCGTGACGGTGCCGCCGGCGTTCCGGTTGAGCCGCTCGAAGGAGTGAGCTCGGCCGAGGCCGACCGCAACCGGCAATGGCGCGAGGTCGGTGTCGGTGCCCAGATCCTGCGCGATCTCGGCGTTACCTCGATCCGCCATCTGACCTCGTCGAGCCACGACTATAAGGGCCTGTCCGGCTTCGGCATCGAGATCGTCGGCAACGAGCCGTTCGATTATTGA
- a CDS encoding tryptophan 2,3-dioxygenase, whose protein sequence is MSKSTLNAPPSRVGDDLHVDLEGRTTYGSYLDLTTLFSAHRPLTGAHDEHLFITIHHIQELWIRQLDCEIALAIEGIRADDTRPALKALARVGRIQEQLISAWDVLSTMTPADYLVFRGAFGEASGFQSYGYRKLEFRLGAKDARMLLPHRHDAAVHAELEATLKSPSIYDETLRLVARRGFLIPQEVLTRDVSQPHQSNPDVRAIWLDIYRHSELHFELYELAEKLVDVEDRFQQWRFRHMKTVERVIGFKRGSGGSSGVGFLKGALDRAFFPELWEVRTEL, encoded by the coding sequence ATGAGCAAGTCAACACTGAACGCGCCGCCAAGCCGCGTCGGCGACGATCTTCACGTCGATCTTGAGGGGCGCACCACCTATGGCTCCTATCTCGACCTTACCACTCTGTTCTCTGCGCACCGGCCGCTCACCGGCGCGCACGACGAGCATCTCTTCATCACCATCCACCACATCCAGGAATTGTGGATCAGGCAACTCGACTGCGAGATCGCGCTGGCGATCGAGGGCATCCGCGCCGACGACACCCGCCCGGCGCTGAAGGCGCTGGCGCGGGTCGGCCGCATCCAGGAGCAGCTCATCTCCGCCTGGGACGTGCTCTCGACCATGACGCCGGCGGATTATCTGGTGTTCCGCGGCGCGTTCGGCGAAGCCTCGGGCTTCCAGTCCTACGGTTACCGCAAGCTCGAATTCCGCCTCGGCGCCAAGGACGCGCGCATGCTGCTGCCGCATCGCCATGATGCCGCGGTCCACGCCGAACTCGAGGCCACCTTGAAGTCGCCGAGCATCTATGACGAGACGCTGCGTCTTGTGGCGCGGCGCGGCTTCTTAATTCCGCAGGAGGTGCTGACACGCGACGTCAGCCAGCCGCATCAGTCGAATCCGGACGTCCGCGCGATCTGGCTCGATATCTATCGCCATTCCGAGCTCCATTTCGAACTCTACGAACTCGCCGAGAAGCTCGTCGATGTCGAAGACCGCTTCCAGCAATGGCGCTTCCGCCACATGAAAACCGTGGAGCGCGTCATCGGCTTCAAGCGCGGCTCCGGCGGCTCATCCGGCGTCGGATTCCTCAAGGGCGCACTCGACCGCGCCTTCTTCCCCGAATTGTGGGAGGTGCGGACCGAACTGTAG
- a CDS encoding acyl-CoA dehydrogenase — MTARAQTKDKPAQAAFQWDDPFLLETQLTEDERMIRDTARQYAQEKLLPRVTEAYLEEKTDREIFREMGELGLIGVTFPEEYGCANAGYVAYGLVAREVERVDSGYRSMNSVQSSLVMYPIYAYGDESQRKKYLPKLASGEWVGCFGLTEPDAGSDPAGMKTRAEKVADGYRLTGSKMWISNAPIADVFVVWAKSAAHDNQIRGFILEKGMKGLSAPKIQGKLSLRASITGEIVMDGVVVPESALLPNVSGLKGPFGCLNRARYGISWGAIGAAEDCFHRARQYVLDRKQFGRPLAATQLVQKKLADMQTEIALGLQGSLQVGRLMDAGKMAPEMISIVKRNNCGKALDIARVARDMHGGNGISSEFHVMRHAQNLETVNTYEGTHDIHALILGRAITGIQAFF; from the coding sequence ATGACCGCGCGCGCGCAGACCAAGGACAAGCCGGCCCAGGCGGCCTTCCAGTGGGACGATCCGTTCCTGCTGGAGACGCAGCTCACTGAAGATGAACGCATGATCCGCGACACTGCGCGTCAATATGCCCAGGAGAAGCTGCTGCCGCGTGTCACGGAGGCTTATCTCGAGGAGAAGACCGATCGCGAGATTTTCCGCGAGATGGGCGAACTCGGCCTGATCGGCGTCACCTTCCCCGAGGAGTATGGCTGCGCCAATGCCGGTTATGTCGCCTATGGACTCGTGGCGCGCGAGGTCGAGCGGGTCGATTCCGGCTACCGCTCGATGAACAGCGTGCAGTCATCCCTGGTGATGTATCCGATCTACGCCTATGGCGACGAGAGCCAGCGTAAGAAATATCTACCGAAGCTGGCGAGCGGGGAGTGGGTCGGCTGCTTCGGCCTGACTGAGCCCGATGCCGGCTCTGATCCGGCCGGCATGAAGACCCGCGCCGAGAAGGTCGCCGACGGCTATCGCCTGACCGGCTCGAAGATGTGGATATCCAACGCGCCGATCGCCGACGTCTTCGTGGTCTGGGCCAAGTCTGCGGCCCATGACAATCAGATCCGCGGCTTCATCCTCGAAAAGGGCATGAAGGGCCTGTCGGCGCCGAAGATCCAGGGCAAACTGTCGTTGCGCGCGTCGATCACCGGCGAGATCGTGATGGACGGCGTGGTGGTGCCGGAGAGCGCGCTGCTGCCCAACGTCAGCGGTCTCAAGGGGCCATTCGGCTGCCTCAACCGTGCGCGCTACGGCATTTCCTGGGGGGCGATCGGCGCCGCCGAGGACTGCTTCCATCGCGCCCGGCAGTATGTCCTCGACCGCAAGCAGTTCGGCCGGCCGCTCGCCGCGACCCAGCTCGTGCAGAAGAAGCTCGCTGACATGCAGACCGAGATTGCGCTCGGTCTGCAGGGCTCGCTCCAGGTCGGTCGCCTGATGGATGCCGGCAAGATGGCGCCTGAGATGATCTCGATCGTCAAGCGCAACAATTGCGGCAAGGCCCTCGACATCGCTCGCGTGGCCCGCGACATGCACGGCGGCAACGGCATCTCGAGCGAGTTCCACGTCATGCGCCATGCCCAGAACCTTGAGACCGTGAATACCTATGAGGGCACGCACGACATCCACGCCCTGATCCTCGGCCGGGCCATCACCGGCATTCAGGCGTTTTTCTAA